The sequence ACCAAGAGCAGGTTTGCCCCATGGAGTAGATGGCGCTTTACGACCAACTGGTGCTTTACCTTCACCACCACCGTGTGGGTGATCGTTAGGGTTCATTACAGAACCACGAACTGTTGGGCGGATACCTTTCCAACGGCTACGTCCTGCTTTACCAAGGTTTACAAGTCCATGTTGTTCGTTTCCGACAACACCAACTGTAGCACGACAAGTTCCAAGAATCATACGAACTTCGCCAGATTGAAGACGAACAAGAACGTATTTACCTTCTTGACCCAATACTTGGGCAGAAGCACCAGCAGCACGTACCAATTCTCCACCACGACCTGGTTTCAACTCGATATTGTGAATCAAAGTACCAACTGGGATGTTAGCAAGTGGAAGAGCGTTTCCGACTTTGATATCTGCTTCAGGACCTGAAACGATACGTTGACCAACTTCAAGACCTTTTGGAGCAATGATGTATGCTTTCACACCGTCAGTGTAGTGTACAAGAGCGATGTTTGCAGAACGGTTTGGATCGTACTCGATTGTTTTAACAACTGCTTCAACGTTGTCTTTGTTACGTTTGAAGTCAACCAAACGGTAGAAACGTTTGTGTCCACCACCTTGGTGACGAACAGTGATACGACCGTTGTTGTTACGACCAGCCTTG comes from Streptococcus oralis and encodes:
- the rplB gene encoding 50S ribosomal protein L2, producing the protein MGIRVYKPTTNGRRNMTSLDFAEITTSTPEKSLLVALKSKAGRNNNGRITVRHQGGGHKRFYRLVDFKRNKDNVEAVVKTIEYDPNRSANIALVHYTDGVKAYIIAPKGLEVGQRIVSGPEADIKVGNALPLANIPVGTLIHNIELKPGRGGELVRAAGASAQVLGQEGKYVLVRLQSGEVRMILGTCRATVGVVGNEQHGLVNLGKAGRSRWKGIRPTVRGSVMNPNDHPHGGGEGKAPVGRKAPSTPWGKPALGLKTRNKKAKSDKLIVRRRNEK